The window GCCGGACGCGCCATCAGCAAGGACATGCTCGTGGACTGGTTCACCATTCCCAGCGTGCACCGCGACGTTATTCCCGCACTCAGCGGTACCGCCCAGACCTCCGAGATCAACGCGCTGGGCATCATTGAAACCTGCACCGCAGCCTCCTGTATTCTGGCAGCGGATGCCGCCGCCAAGTCCGGTCAGGTCTGGCTGCTGGAAATCCGCATCGCAGCCGGTCTCGCAGGCAAGGCCTTCGTGGTCATGACCGGTGACGTTTCCTCCGTGCAGGCTTCCGTGGAAGCCGGTGTGGCAGGCGTTGCCGAAGCTGGCCCCGTGCTCAGCCATGTAGTTATTCCTTCCCCCAGCGAAAGCCTGAAGGCTCAGCTGGTATAAGAGTAGATTGTTTGAATTGCGCCTCCGGCGGGCAGGGGGATAATCCCCCTGCACCCCGTGGGTGCGATTTCAGGCAGTCTATAGTTTCCAGCTTCGGCTTATTCCCACTCCGGCCTTGATTAAGCCGGAATTGTGGGTATACCCGCTCAGGCGGTGTCGCCAGTCGGGGGTGCAGGGGGCCGTGGTCCCTGCCGGGTGCGGTCAGAGCCCGCCCCTCTTGCCCATCTGTTGGCGGATTAAACAGTTACCTGCTCTTCCAGACGGAGAACGGACGTGACCATACTTGCAGACGAACCCAAGCAGCGAGTCATACAGGAATATGTG is drawn from Desulfovibrio mangrovi and contains these coding sequences:
- a CDS encoding BMC domain-containing protein, with protein sequence MNLRTIGCVELNSVALGMQAADAMVKAAEVEIVMARPTCPGRYLIIVTGDTGAVKSSVEAGRAISKDMLVDWFTIPSVHRDVIPALSGTAQTSEINALGIIETCTAASCILAADAAAKSGQVWLLEIRIAAGLAGKAFVVMTGDVSSVQASVEAGVAGVAEAGPVLSHVVIPSPSESLKAQLV